One window of the Candidatus Omnitrophota bacterium genome contains the following:
- a CDS encoding HesA/MoeB/ThiF family protein, which translates to MPADLTSAQRERYRKHLIFDMIGEKGQKRLLSSKALIIGAGGLGSPAALYLASCGVGTIGIVDSDDLELSNLHRQVLYSTGDIGKPKVFLAEKRLKEINPDVDIRASKARVTGDNAKALIKDYDVILDCTDNFETKYLINDTCVSLGKALVHGGIYAFDGQVTFILPGKGPCYRCIFPELPGPGAFRDCQQAGILGSVPAVIGALQANEALKYLLGIGKNLVGRLLRYDALTGEIRISEYKKNEKCPVCGGR; encoded by the coding sequence ATGCCGGCTGACCTCACTTCCGCCCAGCGGGAGAGATACAGGAAACATCTCATCTTCGATATGATAGGAGAAAAAGGCCAGAAAAGACTTTTGTCTTCGAAGGCGCTGATAATAGGCGCCGGAGGCCTGGGTTCGCCGGCCGCCTTATATCTCGCGTCCTGCGGGGTGGGGACGATAGGCATTGTCGACAGCGATGACCTCGAGCTTTCCAACCTCCATAGGCAGGTATTATATTCCACCGGCGATATCGGAAAGCCGAAAGTGTTCCTTGCGGAGAAGAGGCTGAAAGAGATCAATCCCGATGTGGATATCAGGGCCTCGAAGGCCAGGGTGACAGGCGATAACGCGAAGGCCCTTATAAAGGATTACGACGTGATACTCGACTGCACCGATAATTTTGAGACGAAATACCTTATCAATGACACATGCGTTTCTCTGGGTAAGGCCCTGGTGCACGGCGGCATTTACGCCTTCGACGGGCAGGTGACTTTCATCCTGCCGGGCAAGGGTCCGTGTTACAGGTGCATCTTTCCCGAGCTGCCCGGCCCGGGCGCGTTCCGCGATTGCCAGCAGGCGGGTATCCTCGGTTCGGTCCCGGCGGTGATCGGCGCCCTGCAGGCGAACGAGGCGTTGAAATACCTTCTCGGGATCGGGAAGAACCTCGTCGGGCGGCTGTTAAGGTACGACGCGCTCACCGGCGAGATCAGGATATCGGAGTATAAAAAGAATGAAAAATGCCCTGTTTGCGGCGGGAGATGA
- a CDS encoding M67 family metallopeptidase — MKKVHIAEMIEHAKHEFPNEACGLLAGKSRKVSKVYRMANTERGGMRYTMALKEQFDAARDMRSQNLDMVAIYHSHPNVRPYPSFRDIQLAMHPECSYIIVSLINGMPEVRSFRIRKGMVEEEEIDAG; from the coding sequence TTGAAAAAAGTCCACATCGCTGAGATGATAGAACACGCGAAACACGAATTCCCGAACGAAGCCTGCGGCCTCCTGGCAGGAAAGAGCAGGAAGGTAAGCAAGGTCTACCGGATGGCGAATACCGAAAGGGGCGGGATGAGATACACGATGGCGCTCAAGGAGCAGTTCGACGCGGCCAGGGATATGCGTTCCCAGAACCTGGATATGGTCGCGATCTATCACTCGCATCCCAACGTCAGGCCGTATCCTTCTTTCCGCGACATCCAGCTCGCGATGCATCCCGAGTGCTCCTATATCATCGTCTCGCTTATCAACGGCATGCCCGAGGTCCGCTCCTTCAGGATAAGAAAGGGCATGGTCGAGGAGGAGGAGATAGATGCCGGCTGA
- a CDS encoding inorganic phosphate transporter has product VKEYRHLKEKKKGRALLGALLTFSGCYVAFAGGANGVGKAMAPVVAVGFIDTRWGILIAGIGIAAGALIFGKAALETDERELGEIGFVRAIIIELICATALLAASISGIPLSVSVTVTASLTGLGCADLGIMPSLKKHHAVRNLLMWLIVPFTSAWLTYFLLHLLKVILK; this is encoded by the coding sequence CCGTCAAAGAATACCGTCACCTGAAAGAGAAGAAGAAGGGCAGGGCCCTGCTCGGGGCGCTCCTTACCTTTTCCGGGTGCTATGTGGCCTTCGCGGGCGGGGCGAACGGCGTCGGAAAGGCGATGGCCCCCGTAGTCGCGGTCGGTTTCATAGATACCAGGTGGGGCATACTGATCGCGGGCATAGGTATCGCGGCGGGAGCCCTTATCTTCGGAAAGGCGGCGCTCGAGACCGACGAGAGGGAGCTTGGGGAGATAGGTTTTGTCAGGGCGATAATCATCGAGCTGATATGCGCCACCGCGCTTTTGGCCGCGTCGATAAGCGGGATCCCGCTTTCCGTCTCCGTGACCGTGACCGCGAGCCTGACCGGCCTCGGTTGCGCCGACCTGGGGATAATGCCGAGCCTGAAGAAGCATCATGCCGTAAGGAACCTCCTGATGTGGCTTATAGTGCCTTTCACGTCGGCCTGGCTTACCTATTTCCTTTTGCACCTCCTTAAGGTCATATTGAAATGA